The proteins below come from a single Microtus pennsylvanicus isolate mMicPen1 chromosome 13, mMicPen1.hap1, whole genome shotgun sequence genomic window:
- the Themis2 gene encoding protein THEMIS2 isoform X2 gives MEPVPVPLQDFASSLDPASLPRVLRVCSGVYFEGSVYELSGNECCLSTGDLIKVTHVHLQNVVCENSETGQALELNPNFSGLFSTLSSLQSYRTLEELISAVPQSPIQWPIHFKSTERIVTEAGVMPVDQPFRLEAVEVHHGTRYACCVQDSTTQEVILYLPLSQKGPFCRCKPGAPQTLLQILQDPAMKDLMFTCPSLPWRSVILRPQYMLQAVMHMRRTIVKIPSTLEVEVEDVTASSQNIHFIKPLLLSEVLAQGGPYPMSTEILEVPEGPPIFLSPWVGSLRKGQRLCIYGPASPAWQVVASSKSRKIPRYFILSGAYQGKLRRRPREFPTAYDILGALQPGRPLRVVATKDCDGNEEENPEFSFVAVGDRLEVLRQGQVCGTQGQDIDVLICQRLSEEVGEEEEDLEEEEEIEDKEQILLPLYLSGGFVEEVNDGRRYSLADLTAQFSLPCEVKVVAKDSRHPTDPLVSFPGLRLEEKLTEPFLVVGLDSQPEMCFEIPPRWLDLTVAEVEGQPGQVARPLSVTRVEELSEAFYYNLRKLPASKSQAPPPRPPKSKCVSERKQSVQSCQGDDVTRWA, from the exons ATGGAGCCGGTGCCGGTGCCGCTGCAGGACTTCGCGAGTAGCCTGGACCCCGCCTCCCTTCCGCGCGTGCTGCGGGTCTGCTCCGGAGTCTACTTTGAGG GTTCCGTCTATGAGCTTTCTGGGAATGAGTGTTGTCTCTCCACAGGGGACCTGATCAAGGTCACCCATGTCCACCTCCAGAACGTGGTCTGTGAAAACTCAGAGACGGGTCAGGCCTTGGAGCTCAACCCCAACTTCTCAG GCCTCTTCAGTACACTCAGCAGCCTGCAGAGCTACAGGACCCTGGAGGAGCTCATCTCTGCCGTGCCCCAGAGCCCCATACAGTGGCCCATTCACTTCAAGTCAACTGAAAGAATTGTCACGGAGGCCGGGGTGATGCCTGTGGACCAACCCTTCAGGCTTGAGGCTGTGGAAGTGCACCATGGGACCCGCTATGCATGCTGTGTCCAGGACTCAACGACCCAGGAGGTCATCCTCTATCTGCCCCTTTCCCAGAAGGGACCCTTCTGCAGATGCAAGCCTGGTGCCCCACAAACCCTGCTCCAAATCCTGCAGGACCCAGCTATGAAGGACCTCATGTTTACCTGCCCCAGCCTACCCTGGCGATCTGTGATCCTGAGGCCCCAGTATATGTTGCAAGCCGTGATGCACA TGCGCCGCACCATCGTCAAGATCCCATCCAccctggaggtggaggtggaggatgtCACCGCCTCCTCCCAGAACATCCACTTCATCAAGCCGCTGCTGCTGAGCGAGGTCCTGGCCCAAGGAGGCCCCTATCCTATGTCCACAGAGATCCTGGAGGTTCCTGAGGGCCCACCCATCTTCCTCAGTCCGTGGGTGGGCTCCCTACGCAAAGGCCAGAGGCTCTGCATCTATGGGCCGGCCTCACCAGCCTGGCAGGTTGTGGCCTCAAGCAAGAGCCGAAAGATTCCCAGATACTTTATTCTCTCCGGGGCCTACCAGGGCAAGCTGAGGCGGAGGCCAAGGGAATTCCCCACGGCCTATGACATTTTGGGGGCTCTCCAGCCAGGCCGACCCCTCCGGGTGGTGGCCACAAAAGACTGTGATGGGAACGAAGAAGAGAATCCCGAATTTTCTTTCGTGGCTGTGGGCGATCGCCTGGAGGTGCTGAGGCAAGGCCAGGTCTGTGGGACCCAGGGCCAGGACATAGATGTCTTGATATGCCAGCGACTGAGTGAGGAAGtcggggaggaagaggaggacttggaggaagaggaggagatcgAGGACAAAGAACAGATTCTGCTCCCCCTCTACCTCTCTGGTGGCTTCGTGGAGGAGGTGAATGATGGGCGGCGTTACAGCCTAGCCGATCTCACCGCCCAGTTCTCCTTGCCCTGTGAGGTCAAGGTGGTGGCCAAGGACTCTAGGCACCCCACTGACCCTCTGGTCTCCTTCCCGGGTCTGCGGCTGGAGGAGAAGCTCACAGAACCCTTTTTGGTGGTAGGCCTGGACTCCCAGCCAGAAATGTGCTTTGAAATCCCTCCCCGGTGGCTGGACCTGACCGTGGCGGAGGTTGAGGGGCAGCCAGGCCAGGTGGCTAGGCCACTCTCTGTCACTAGGGTGGAGGAACTATCAGAAGCCTTCTACTACAATCTCCGGAAGCTTCCAGCCTCGAAGAGCCAAGCTCCCCCGCccaggcccccaaagagcaagTGTGTGAGTGAGCGGAAGCAGAGTGTACAGAGCTGCCAGGGGGACGACGTGACG